One window from the genome of Montipora foliosa isolate CH-2021 chromosome 5, ASM3666993v2, whole genome shotgun sequence encodes:
- the LOC138003367 gene encoding NEDD4-binding protein 1-like, giving the protein MADNESREELTVEHNKRALVAKAFERIKLLFNVLVQFSSPEESALKSGIQWLELRGEKDSLTKAKEYIKSLCNPELTVNVPFGKEFYSVLLDARDNLEKTTSAVVNFPACNSCSIQGGALAVTMAKSVIEERLKPSQSTSQPNVIEPQLRDFALKLGYSNRVIDQAVQKLGCKVTQNTLLDELLKTTASLPYQISAGSSQPKPSSSSLAPYPRREVVTRGPSSTPPSMPRYDSASEQMVRSPVHQNWEREPSPGPVPHYALRDPAQKSTIPRTGYEMPGDLMEWGIHRGTKRGYEPQRPPDIVARGAPATSAKPLMQVHAPHYSNQVSSVYDNSADGVCNSGTSASDRIDEQEQLMYQQIVGAKKAATNTSSNLRPVVIDGSNVAMSHGRQDVFSCKGIQLCVDWFRNRGHREITVFVPSWRKEASRPEKPITDQEMLYNLERDGILVFTPSRKVNGRRIVCYDDRFIIKLAAETDGIVVSNDNFRDLARENSKWRETVEQRLLMYSFVGDMFMVPDDPLGRHGPNLNDFLRKGSATHPRICPYLKKCTYGLKCRFYHPERDQETINLKLEKLVGIFGESVPEPAMRKAISDNPTATVTELANILCDTMGKH; this is encoded by the exons ATGGCGGACAATGAGTCTCGCGAAGAACTAACAGTCGAGCACAATAAGCGTGCGCTCGTTGCAAAAGCATTTGAaagaataaagttgttgttcaACGTTCTGGTGCAGTTTAGCTCGCCCGAAGAAAGTGCTCTTAAAAGTGGGATCCAGTGGTTAGAATTGCGAGGAGAAAAAGATAGTTTAACCAAAGCTAAG GAATATATCAAGTCACTTTGTAACCCGGAGTTGACCGTCAATGTTCCTTTTGGCAAAGAGTTCTACAGTGTGCTACTGGATGCAAGAGACAACCTTGAAAAGACCACAAGTGCAGTGGTAAATTTCCCTGCCTGCAACTCTTGCTCAATACAAGGAGGGGCCTTGGCAGTAACCATGGCCAAGTCAGTCATTGAAGAGAGACTAAAACCATCACAGTCCACTTCGCAACCCAATGTCATTGAACCGCAGCTGAGAGATTTTGCTTTAAAACTTGGCTATTCCAATCGTGTTATTGACCAGGCAGTTCAAAAACTGGGCTGTAAGGTGACGCAGAATACCCTTCTGGATGAACTTCTTAAAACAACTGCTTCATTGCCATATCAAATATCTGCAGGGTCTTCCCAGCCCAAGCCTTCCTCTTCATCATTGGCACCTTATCCTAGACGAGAAGTTGTTACCAGAGGTCCTTCAAGCACACCACCTAGTATGCCACGTTATGACAGTGCATCAGAACAGATGGTTAGATCCCCAGTGCACCAGAATTGGGAGAGGGAACCTTCACCAGGGCCAGTGCCACACTATGCTTTGAGAGATCCTGCTCAGAAAAGTACAATTCCCAGAACAGGTTATGAGATGCCTGGGGATCTTATGGAATGGGGAATTCATCGAGGCACTAAAAGAGGCTATGAACCACAGCGTCCACCTGACATTGTTGCCAGAGGTGCACCTGCAACATCTGCCAAGCCTCTAATGCAAGTCCATGCTCCACATTATTCTAACCAAGTGTCTTCAGTGTATGACAACAGTGCAGATGGTGTATGTAACAGTGGCACAAGTGCTAGTGATAGAATTGACGAACAGGAACAGTTAATGTATCAGCAGATTGTTGGGGCCAAAAAGGCAGCTACAAACACGTCGTCAAACTTAAGACCTGTTGTCATTGATGGAAGTAATGTGGCAATGAG CCATGGAAGACAAGATGTTTTCTCGTGCAAAGGCATACAGTTGTGTGTGGATTGGTTCAGGAATAGAGGACATAGGGAAATTACAGTATTTGTTCCTTCATGGCGAAAAGAGGCATCTCGGCCAGAAAAGCCGATCACTGACCAAGAAATGCTGTACAATCTTGAAAGAGATGGCATCCTTGTCTTTACTCCATCAAGAAAAGTAAACGGTCGGAGGATTGTTTGCTATGATGATCGCTTTATCATTAAGCTTGCGGCTGAGACTGATGGCATTGTCGTTTCAAATGACAACTTTAGAGACTTAGCAAGAGAAAATTCCAAGTGGCGAGAGACTGTTGAGCAAAGGTTACTCATGTACTCTTTTGTTGGGGACATGTTCATGGTCCCAGACGACCCCCTGGGAAGGCATGGACCAAATCTGAATGACTTTCTTCGAAAGGGATCTGCGACTCACCCTCGCATTTGTCCTTATTTGAAGAAGTGTACATATGGCCTTAAGTGCAGGTTTTATCATCCCGAAAGAGACCAAGagacaataaatttaaaacttgaaaaactggtGGGCATATTTGGGGAAAGTGTTCCAGAACCTGCCATGAGGAAGGCAATAAGTGATAATCCAACTGCAACAGTCACTGAATTAGCTAACATTCTGTGTGACACTATGGGTAAACACTAA